From Deinococcus sp. HSC-46F16, the proteins below share one genomic window:
- a CDS encoding ATP-binding protein, which produces MTEQELRDLIAQGETFEVEFKSDTPDKTNGLSDDDLQEAVVCLANAEGGKLLLGVEDDGTITGLHAKHRGRPATGLSGYLKNVLQGNAKPDIQAEFVDAAEGQVAVIHVRKAASLVSTSQGRILQRQHDAWGDPQCRVIYPQEIPSLLSVRGQYDHTEQLVSELRFRHLSRAELDRIRAFVERQLQADKALLTLTDEELAKALTLVKSEEDELIPTVAGVLLAGTKQMLDTYVRGHEVAFQELKRGGDVGANDFSREPLLRVWELYESFFKARNPEREVRFDDTQQRVAIPRYPDRAVREAFANALVHRDYSLLNAVYFQFQDDDRLLIASPGGFVNGISVQNLLTSEPKPRNPLLADIFKRLGLVERTGRGVPRIFDDVLSLGRPAPSYSGTVSSVRVTIPGGEADAKFAELVLQARQKDRNLNWAHLLVMHHLSKSRELTPQETSSLIGQDEQRARAVLEELVDWGLVEGRGRARRSYHLSVSVYEALGLLDDYNRRKQAEDMEDEERVLDYVHRNGRITRSQLMELTGLASNQADYLLRRLRAEEAIVLVGRGRAAYYELPNSETNSESIRNVSG; this is translated from the coding sequence ATGACCGAGCAGGAACTCCGTGACCTTATCGCCCAGGGCGAAACCTTTGAGGTGGAGTTCAAGAGCGATACTCCTGACAAGACAAACGGGCTTTCAGACGACGACCTTCAGGAAGCTGTCGTGTGCCTGGCGAACGCCGAGGGCGGAAAGCTGCTTCTCGGCGTGGAGGATGACGGAACCATCACCGGCCTGCACGCCAAGCATAGGGGCAGGCCTGCCACAGGGCTCAGTGGTTACCTGAAGAACGTCCTGCAAGGCAACGCGAAACCGGACATCCAAGCCGAGTTCGTGGACGCGGCAGAGGGGCAGGTCGCCGTCATCCACGTCCGGAAGGCCGCCTCGCTCGTCTCGACCAGTCAGGGGCGCATCCTTCAGCGGCAGCACGATGCCTGGGGAGACCCGCAGTGCCGCGTCATCTACCCGCAGGAGATTCCTTCGTTGCTGTCGGTGCGTGGACAATACGACCACACCGAGCAACTCGTGTCGGAGCTGCGCTTTCGGCATCTGTCGCGGGCCGAGCTCGACCGCATTCGGGCATTCGTCGAGCGGCAACTGCAAGCCGATAAGGCACTGCTCACATTGACCGACGAGGAACTGGCCAAGGCACTGACTCTAGTGAAGAGTGAGGAAGACGAACTGATTCCCACGGTGGCAGGGGTCCTCCTCGCGGGCACCAAGCAGATGCTCGACACCTACGTGCGCGGCCATGAGGTCGCGTTTCAGGAACTCAAGCGGGGCGGGGACGTGGGGGCCAATGACTTCTCGCGAGAGCCACTGCTGCGCGTCTGGGAGCTGTACGAAAGCTTCTTCAAGGCACGTAATCCGGAGCGTGAGGTCCGTTTCGATGACACACAGCAGCGCGTCGCCATTCCCCGTTACCCGGACCGGGCTGTCCGGGAAGCCTTCGCCAACGCGCTCGTCCACCGTGACTACTCGTTGCTGAACGCGGTGTACTTCCAGTTTCAGGATGATGACCGCCTCCTGATTGCCAGCCCCGGTGGGTTCGTGAACGGGATTTCGGTCCAGAACCTGCTCACCAGCGAGCCCAAGCCCCGCAACCCGCTTCTTGCCGATATCTTCAAGCGTCTGGGGCTGGTAGAGCGAACGGGACGCGGCGTGCCGCGCATCTTCGACGACGTGTTGAGCCTGGGACGGCCCGCCCCCTCCTACAGCGGTACCGTCAGCAGCGTTCGGGTCACGATTCCCGGTGGGGAGGCGGATGCGAAGTTCGCTGAACTCGTCCTCCAGGCACGTCAGAAGGACCGCAACCTGAACTGGGCGCACCTGCTGGTGATGCACCACCTCTCGAAGTCGAGGGAATTGACCCCACAGGAAACTTCCAGCCTCATCGGGCAGGACGAGCAGCGTGCTCGTGCCGTTCTAGAGGAGCTGGTGGACTGGGGACTCGTCGAAGGCCGGGGACGCGCTCGCCGCTCGTACCACTTGAGCGTCAGCGTGTACGAGGCACTTGGCCTGCTCGACGATTACAACCGTCGCAAACAAGCCGAGGACATGGAGGACGAGGAGCGGGTTCTCGACTACGTGCATAGGAATGGGCGCATCACTCGCTCGCAGCTCATGGAACTTACTGGCCTGGCGAGCAATCAGGCTGATTATCTCCTACGGCGGCTGCGGGCAGAGGAAGCCATCGTCCTCGTCGGGCGGGGCCGGGCTGCGTACTACGAACTCCCCAACTCGGAAACCAACTCGGAATCAATTCGGAACGTTAGCGGCTAG